The Dunckerocampus dactyliophorus isolate RoL2022-P2 chromosome 16, RoL_Ddac_1.1, whole genome shotgun sequence nucleotide sequence caccattagcaaccaTGTcttaaatatgcccatttttttacagtaattaacaaaaaggtaaatgacaggacaggattatatatatttgcatgttttaacagctccaaatgaactgaatatgtcaatcaagctaaaagataccacacaagtctacacatttgtctaacactagtctctttaatagtagcagaacattagtatcacactttaaacagtgttattatgagcaatgtggggttgcgttcaaagaatCACGTAATTTAACGTAAATGtagttgttttcagtgtattttccagcatacttaaatgtaccAAATTGTACATCCAAATTAAGAGTtccgaagtgagtgataagaatatccatttcatgcttttctttatcttcctgtttactgacacacacacacgtttttgtgatgtttggagtgtccctgaatgcatctcgcattcttgtaatgagaatgaggaagtgtcgttcccaagatgaacggactagagacgtgagTGAGTTGGACATACAAACAGTACAGCAtatgctgttgatgtgttcaggtcataatgaagttataaaagagcgtcagactgtgtgtgactgtgtagggacgctccactgtgcttccgtctgccgtcataacagaggggTGTGCTTCCTCTGGTGCGCaagcgttaattacacaaaaaaaatgtaacgtaatcaattaaataaattaggtACCGCCGTttacgtgttatttttgacagccctaattataatttaagcattttacatttgttttcgagaagcagacatttttttgtcgTTAGGGATAAATGACATCTTAAGGGTAAAATTCGAACAACATATTTAATGTTTCACGTGTACCTAAAGAAGTAGTTGAGAATGCGTTTTTGGAAATCTGTTTCTATCACTTTTACACGTGCACAGAACAACAATGATGCATTTACGGCCCTCTGTGAACACCTTCTCAAAAATAACCTGCATGATCACACTACCCTGGAACTCCAAACGCgataacacacacacttggcacgcaaacacacacggtGTCCTGTGCCACACAagtgcccccctccccctcccctgGGATTGTGTCCATTATGAAACCATTATCATCTGGGTCGTCTGAGTGAGTGGTTTCCCATAAATGCTGTAGATTAAAACAATATGAGAGGAAGGCTACGTATAAGAGGAGGAGGATATAGTTTGGAAAACAGGCAGGGTGTGGCTTCAACAATGCAGTGCCGCCGTGTGGGAGGGGAAACACAGGCAGGTAAAAACACTCAAGAGCTTCCTCATTGTGGAGCAAGAAGATATACGTCCCTGTGAGAAAGGTAAGGCCTGTTTTAACCTATTCTTTCAGCCTTTAGCCTCTTGGAATTGATCTTGATAGTGCAGGTGTGTACCTATCGTTGCAAGAGTGTGCCCACTCGATGTGAAATATATCCAAACAGAGAGCCTGTTGATTAAATGCAAGCATATTTTGTCGTTCGATGTTTAGTATCGGATTACTtttgtgcttttctttttgGCTCGTAAATTCATAGTGAAGGACTCAACGTTTAAATATCTTCATCCCTATAAGGACACAGCTGCTTTTAGCCACGTGCTACATGATTTAAGTCAAGGGGTGTTCAAAcgtttcccagcgagggccacatgaaaaagtgacgaatgaaaggacgcaagggtatatttaaaaaacaaaacaactgcattttggctttgtgatataagtgaaaaagcctattattggtATGAACTTTGGTTCTTGTCCCCctcttccccatttttgctgggttttttttcatttccaatTATTACACTTTCttctaatatattttttttcttgtaattatggctTTACTCACATAATATTTGGTCTTTATTCcggtaatgttatgactttttccccaacctaattattcaaaaatgtattctttgtttctttgtttctctcaatatataaatagaaataaagttgttttttctttaaaatgacattagttccctcctaatattatgagtgtATTATCgtaaaattaaagctttttttacatttatgctgttgttgtttgttaaaatgttttgaatttttttatttatatatttttattaactatttcaacttttatctTGGAATATTTTTTAGGGGAATTATGAATACTTTGACTTCAtgttcataacattataactttttctgcaaactaattttccaaaaattacaacttcatttgatgttttctttctgataatattacgacttgacaaaaataacatcttttttctttcatatgtcaactttatgccactaaaatgacattatttttcctcataatgtcacattattctcataaaattacaacttttttctcttcatattctgactttattcttgtaaaattacaactgtctTTTCCATTACACTGCTTTccagtgctgtttttttttcctaattttccaactatttaaactttcttcttgtaatttttttttcttggaataatgactttattcctataatatttggacttttttgtcgtaacataactttttccgcaacctaattttccaaaaattacaattttattcaatgctttgtttttgtaacgttccgactttaaaaaataacatcttttttctttaatatttcaacataatgctactaaaatggcttTATTTTTacgttattttcataaaattccaactaaattcttgtaaaattagagctgaggtttctatttttgctcttgttaaatcatatttttagaatgagctgcaggccaataaaaaaacaacccttaatggcccccgggctgcactttagacacccctgatctatgtACACTTTTGGACTGCTGGTCACCACTTCTTGTTAATGCTTCTTGCTATTTGAGTGCACATCTTCATAGTAGAAATGTAATACACATGTGATGACTCTTACTTTCCAGAGCTAGACCCTCCTGAAAGATTTACTGGaaggaattttccaaaaaaaagtgagaaactCACGTGGAAATGCATTCCAAATAAACGCAAACGTGTCCATCGCCCATCTTTGCAGTTGCGAGTCTTCTAGCAGTGGACCATGTTCTCCTCTGCGACCCCCTACAAGAACCAGCATTACGCTGAGCTCAAGAAGGACTGCATCAAGAGTAAAAAACTCTTTGAGGATTCAGAGTTTCCAGCCACAGATTCATCCCTGTATTTTCGGAAAGCACCACCTGGTATTGTACAATGGAAACGTCCTGGGGTGAGTGAACGAGTGGCTGTATTTGTGGCACTTTGCGTTAGGAGATTTCCGGAAGTCAATAAGGAGTAATCCAGAGTTCACAATTTGATCAAATGGACAACTCATGTATCTGACAatacaaatcatttttaaaggCTCACAGACAGAATGTGCGCCACTCCACATTGTAAACAAAGAGCAagataaacacatttttcactGAAGGAAGCTAAATTAATGTGGAGCAGGCAGCGGCACCAAAGCTTCTTATCTCGTTTGATGAGATTGCTCTAATTGCGAAGCTTTTGTGTGCCAGCTTTTGTATTCTTTGGCAATATCATCACTTTCGCAAttgcaataaaaacaaataacaaaataagtgACTAATTTGGGATACTTAGCTGTTGTAAAATACCGtagcagacttttttttttttataaggaGCTCTAAAGCACAATCATGGACCCAAATGTAATAAGGCAGCAATAATAGCGTGGCTTGCCAGAAGATCATAGCACTTAGCATCCAattgttggctaagctgacatccatcatgaacaacacctctcacccgctacatgacactgttgtttccctgggcagctccttcagcaccagactgttagacccacggtgtaagaaggagaggttccgcaggtccttcataccgaccgctgtcaggctctacaacacctgcaccacctgaaccatgttgtagacactatgctttctttacactgttctctttacttgtcttgctgctgtaacaagtaaatttccccgctgtgggataaataaagtacatacatacatacatacatacaatcaCATACTGTGGCTTTGATGTGGTCACTAATACTGCTCATAACCACTAGGAGACGTCATCGaatttatgatgatgatgataaattatgatgacaataataatgataaagacactactactacaactactactactactaccaataatatactgtattttattcataGACACCTTTTCGAAACACaagaaattacaaatataataaatacagtattttgagaacaaagtcgtaaatttacaagaaaaaagtcataatattacgtgtcatggtgtcatacgtgtcacagggaaaatagagcatagctcttcaggaaggaaggaaacttccctcttgcttcaggcgagattttatttataacgtgggggcaaaacagagcagtttagcacaaacagattagcacggctagcccttctcacttccaccTACTACCTTACCCTGCCCACTCCACATGCCCGAGGCCAATGGTCACATaagccccccttttcatagctatctcaggcaatgcctgtaacataaagtcacaagttttttcttctaaatgtatgactttattcttgtaatagtatgagtttttatgacaataaagtcataaatttacaacttaatttaAAATCTCAAGATTATGTTAATACTCcgtcataacaggcattgcctgagacagctataaaAATGGGGAActgtgtgacctttggccttaggCAAAGGTAATACTATacattttttctctgaaatgtagaactttattctcgtaaatttacaactttattctcaaaatttcagatttttttttcaatgtggcgcTAATGCTCCATcgtatgtaatatatatatatatatatatatatatagcagaTTTAGagaaatttaatttttttaaaatacatttttagcagttttttcattttaaaaattttagAAATTTTTCACAAACTATTCATTTAAACGTAAAAAATtgcattgttatttatttggaaAATAGCAAACTTAAAGTATAATTTGACACCTTAAACATGAAATTATGAGTTATGTGTGATCCATTTTTTGTGCGTAAAACTGTAAAtttgacaattaaaaaataattcaataatgatagtaattatattttaacatcaaaaatatcatttcagttAAGACCTAATAACTCACTGGTCTATTAACCATTACAGAAACCCGAAAAGATATTTAGAATTTTGGATTTTGCCCAGAACAAACCTTATATCGGGTGGTGGTCTAATACATTTGTTACGTAtattttagattattttataaattgcagaattatataatatatatgatattttattatataatgaaaatagttactttttaaatgtatttagagcaaatatataattaaatattcTACATTTATTTAGAACGGTGGTGAATATGGGGACTTAGACAGCATCTCTCATGCTCTCACATGTGATTCAAGAGGGAATTACAGTGGAAGATGATGAAGATGTTTGCGTGTCACttatgtcatgtaatgtaataatgttacTATGGTGCTACAGGAGATCAGCTCTGATCCTCACCTGTTTGTGGAGGGTGTCAGCTCGCATGACTTGAACCAAGGCTCAGTGGGGAACTGCTGGTTTGTGGCCGCCTGCTCATGTCTGGCCCTGAAGCCTAACCTGTGGAAGAAGGTGAGCTTACTGGATTTATTGGTGAGATGATGGGCGTGTTAAGATACACACAACTTACCTGACAGCAGGAACTCACCTGAGGCGGTGTCACTCATTCAAGCAAATCTCAAGTTTCTTTGTCGTATTTAGGCACAACTCCGACTGTCCCTGAGTATTAACTAACTCAAAGCAGGCTTCCTTGCTCTAATAAAGTACCAGACTTTAAATGAAAGTGcttacaatttcaaaatatttgtgCAATCAAAAGGTTTCGATGGTGTTTCCAGGTAATTCCAGACTGGAAGGAGCAGGAGTGGGACTCCAAACACCCAGAGGACTACGCCGGAATCTTTCACTTTCAGTTTTGGGTGTTTGGTGAGTGGGTGGATGTGGTGGTGGATGACCGCCTTCCTACAATCAATGGAGAACTCATCTACTGCCACTCCAAAGACAACAACGAATATTGGAGTGCTCTGCTGGAGAAAGCCTACGCCAAGTGAGTACATCAGTTAAAATTCAACATATTCTAATTGTATTTAAAACTATTGTAATTTACTGTgtgcagagtgtgtgtgtgtgtgtgcctttttTAGTGCCTAAGGAGATcggtgttgtttttctttctttagaaTATGCTGAATCACCATTCTGTATTGAATCTAAAATAAACCTAAAAGTAGCCATCcaaccatcttctatgccgcttatccttactcggacgcgagggtatgctggagcctatcccagctgactttgcgtgagaggcggggtacaccctggactggtcgccagccaatcgcaggccacatatagacaaacaaccattcacgctcacattcataccgatgggcaatttagagtggccaattagcctaacaagcaacaagcaaactccacacagagatgcccaacggagattcaaacccaacatgctaaccactaggccaccgtgcggcccaatataaaagtaaatataaataataataatgatgacaagaATAGTAATGATACGCATTTAAAATGCTTATTATAATTCCACATTATTGTTatgtcattattgttattatgattatagtattagtattattttaaatgtaaaaaatgatcattaatatgaataatttacaaataataatgcaatgtattattattattattattaaatataaattgctataatatttttaaggtgctactactactaatattatCAATTAGTATCTATTATAGAGAAATAGGCTGAATCACCCCCGTATTAAATATCAAACAGATATAAGAAGtacatgtaaaataataataataataatcaataaaaaaacCTGATACCAAATGTTAAATCGCAAttacaatgataataatattacaataatattaatttaaataGCTTGTTATAATACACTGTAATTACTGACATGACAtcgttatttttattatttctatagtagtatttgtattatttttaatcataatgattcaaataagaaaatatataaataaataaattacaatatttccactgataattattattttatctaATGCAGAAGAGCGATTCAATTGCAAAATTATGACGTATAAATAGACTACTGTAACaaatgtttcattaaaaaaatgtgactgaTTGTGAAAATGCAGTATCGTAGTAGGAAGCTGTCCTCTGCATCCTAATTCAGGCTCTCTGGCTGCTATGAGTCACTGGAGGGGGGCAACACTGGAGACGCTGTGGTGGATTTCAGTGGCGCTGTGTCTGAGGCCATCAACCTGGAGGCAGAGGCTTACTACAAGGACCAGAAGAAGCTAGACCATCTCTTTGAAGACCTACTGAAGGTGTACGACCGAGGTGGCATCATAAGTTGCTCCATTAAGGTCTGTGCTGTGTCCTTGCCGTGGCGTGATCTGAAATGAAGACAAAGTGGCTTCACAAAATGTGAGATGTTTGCCTTTTCCTTAGGCACAAGCTCACGAAATTGAGTTCAAGATGGCTAACGGGCTGGTGAAAGGTCATGCGTACTCTGTGACGGCGGTGAAGAGGGTGCGCCTGGGTCACGGGTTGATAGCCTACTTCAAGAACGAAACCATCCCTATGATCCGCATGAGGAATCCCTGGGGAAAGACTGAGTGGAATGGAGCCTGGAGTGACAGGTGAGGAAAGGAAATCCATCTCTCAGCATGAGCCCAAGCATACCACTCGACAAATCAACTGCTCTCTTGAGAGGCACTTGTGAAATAGAAACAATCCACATTTTCAGTGTGGCAAAAATGTGGCATTTGTTAGCAAGCTTCCATGGTTTTTTTCATGCCACTCATTAGCCATTACAACTACATGCTGTTTACATAGATGTGTCAATCCAGTATGACTGCTATGACTGAGCAGACAGGCCCTTTCATATGTTGCAAaaagttccatttcctgttctatgttTGCTTGCGAACTTTtcttctttgccatcactggtgcCCTTCTGTGGTAAcgtcacaaaaaaatacaaaaaagaaaacaaaaaagcacaatATAGTGGCACCTTGGTTGTGTGTAATTTGTTCCAACTTTGGTAGCGACtcttgaccacaacaggaaacgccacaaaggagactgattgacaatggtctacagccaatcaagacacagaacacaatgtgcagGTTCTCCcatagccaataaggactgctgTGGCTCTATATCTAGCTGGCTATTGTATAGTGTGGAATCCTAATCGTGCTGGCACataacacatactgagacgaggtggagctgcacacctTCAACATTagcatacaacaccctctactggtagctgTAGTAAatgcaataacagacacatacaatagagcaccgatagatcgctcgaATACACCGCAAGgaagcagaacacaatgcgcgttcatacatCGTTAAAAAAAATACGCTTAATTGCGCTTCAGCGAAACAGCAAAAGGTGAacagcgatgtagcgagggaacactgtattcatcTTAGAGTGTGTCTCTTTGACTTTCCATATCCACTGTGCAATAATCTCACTTATCATTCTGTCAGTTCTGAGGAATGGTCAAAGGTTGGCGACACAGAAAGGGGCAACCTTGGCATCACAGTAGAGGATGATGGCGAGTTCTGGTGAGAGATCACACACGACGCATCCAAAACAATCCATTAGAAACTGCTGTACTCTAATCATTTTCTGACTGGACGTCCACAGGATGTCTTTCACAGACTGGTGCAAGTATTTTACAGATGCCGACGTGTGCCGTCTCATCAATACGTCCGTGATGAGCTTCCATAAGACCTGGCATGAGGTCATGCACTTTGGGAGCTGGACCAAGCAAGCGGAGCCTCTCTTGAACCGCTGTGGCGGCTGCGCTAACCATAAGCAGACCTTCCTGCAGAACCCACAGGTACTACTGAACAACAGTACACCTTGACACCTGTGAGATGGGAAGTATTTATTCCTGTGGTTGGCACTGCTTCA carries:
- the LOC129169492 gene encoding calpain-5-like, with amino-acid sequence MFSSATPYKNQHYAELKKDCIKSKKLFEDSEFPATDSSLYFRKAPPGIVQWKRPGEISSDPHLFVEGVSSHDLNQGSVGNCWFVAACSCLALKPNLWKKVIPDWKEQEWDSKHPEDYAGIFHFQFWVFGEWVDVVVDDRLPTINGELIYCHSKDNNEYWSALLEKAYAKLSGCYESLEGGNTGDAVVDFSGAVSEAINLEAEAYYKDQKKLDHLFEDLLKVYDRGGIISCSIKAQAHEIEFKMANGLVKGHAYSVTAVKRVRLGHGLIAYFKNETIPMIRMRNPWGKTEWNGAWSDSSEEWSKVGDTERGNLGITVEDDGEFWMSFTDWCKYFTDADVCRLINTSVMSFHKTWHEVMHFGSWTKQAEPLLNRCGGCANHKQTFLQNPQYMFDVTKETDEVLISLQQRDMKIHRKIGQGENLTIGFSVFKVELNRKYRLHDILTQRCVETSTYINARTVFMRCMLQQGRYVILPTTFKPHTLGDYMIRVFTDLDSDCRELIEDKPRVRCWSSFFGYPQAVSHVYVHAAEGLQNQDSTGSADPYVIISCEGRSVKSTVQKETLTPEFATSGIFYRKKPRKPITVQIWNSNAVQDQFMGQVMLSASVKDTADPQRLQLRKQGRNMADEMPGSVTLRIVTSSQLTAM